Below is a genomic region from Henckelia pumila isolate YLH828 chromosome 3, ASM3356847v2, whole genome shotgun sequence.
GAAAATAAATGAGGCCAACCTCAGGTGCCATCCAGTAAGGGCTTCCTTTGAAGGATAGCATTGAAGAACTGGTAGTTATCTGTCCAATGACAAGAATTGCGTAAAAGCGTGGAAGGTAATcctaaataccaaaatatttttcaaattctcCTTGAATCTAGAACTAAACAAGACGATGCATACATGTTTGGCCATGCCAAAGTCGGCAAGTTTTATTTCACCATTGGGATCTACCAAAATGTTTGCTCCTTTTATATCTCTGCAGAATAGGGACAAACTTTTTTTAAATTCGGGAATTTCCACGAAGAAAAAAACTAAGTCATCACCAATTGAGAGCCAGCTGTACCTGTGCACGGTATTTCGTCCATGTAAGAAAGCAAGACCAGAAAGAATCTGCCTAGTGTAATTTTGTATAACTGGTTCCCCAAAAGCTCCATATTCTTGCAGTAATTTGTGGATGGAACCTCCAGAAACATACTCCAAATAAACTGATAATCTTTCCTCATTCTGAAAAAGAAAAGAGCAAAATTATGAGGGGCTGAGAGTCTCACAGGCATGTCTGACCACATTCAACGCTTGGCCAAGTTTAAAAACGGCAAAAGATACAGCTGATGAAACCagattgaaaataaataaaagaaaatcttACCAGTTCACTTCCATAGTATTGAACAATATTTGGGTGTGAAAGCTGACTTAGCAAAGTTATTTCCTGTTGAAATACCGAAAATGTCAGGAAGAGAATACCAATAACTAGCCATTTATGTTCAATGTTTGAGAGTAGAGCAACAAATAGAAGATTAGATTTTGTTCAGGGAATAGGCGCTACTGTAAATTTAAAACTATCAAGGAATGACCTGGTTCAGTTGCTTTAGGCTCTCCCTTGAAGATTGATCATCCGAGACGACTTTAACTTCTTTTATAGCACACATTTGCCCATTCTCACTGCCAAGACaaacaatatattataatatatagcTGCAAAAAGGTTATAACAACAGAAGTGAAGTCATAAACAGGGCCACTGCCAATTAAGTGCAGATCCGGCAAAAGGGTGTGTGAGGTCCAACaagaaaattctcaaatttgTCAGTACTCAGTAGTTTTCTGAAATTTCAAGTCCTCCCAACCCTCACGACACTAACCCCAGGATTAGTGGATTTGACTCTAACAACATTTCTGTGGTTCGCTTGAATGCTCTAAAAAAGCCATGAATCAATGATTTTTTCATCCAATTTCCAACTTAGTAAGACATCAGAATCATCATTACCTATTAAAACCGAGATAAACATGACCAAAAGTGCCTCTTCCAAGAAGCTTTCCTTTCCTCCATTTCGAGGAAATACCACCAGGGCTTTCCGGTGTTCCTGGGCTTCTTGGGGTCGATACTGCGGAAGAGCTAACTGGGGAACCAGGTGGAAGGGGCAACTTATGAAATTCATTCCTTCCATCGTCCACTTTTCCATTCGAATAGTCCAAATTAATCCCATTAATTCGAGAATGGATAGGTGAAGTGGCAGTGGTAATACACCTCGGTCCTCGACCAGGGCTTCGTGACAGTGGACTTAATGCTCTGTTCTCAACATGTCCTCTGCCATTAGTCATAAATTTTACATCAGTAAGATTGGCTGCAGAGATTGAACGAATAACTGCAATTTCTTGTCCAATATTCATATTGTATGAGAATTATTAGAATCTTTATGTAATAATTCTGATCAATTTACACTGCCAAACTAGACGGTTTGAGTAAAACATGTGTGAACACAAAAAATGGACATatgtaaattaaaaaacaaTCAGCAGATTTCTGATTGTATTTACTAGCTTAttcaacaaaatttaatctttGTAATCCAAATCCAAACTATGAAAAACACACGAAAAGTTGTTCTGGGGGTAAAAATGGGCAAAAGAATACAATTAACCAATTTAGATCCGACCAAGTAACaaatcaaaaactcaaaaaataTGAAACATCACAAACTCCAAAATGGTTAAGACTTCAATCATCGGCAAAAAAGAAATCACGAACTTCCAACTGCAAATCAAACCAACCTGAAACCAATTTGATCCGCAAAATGAGCTGGATCGTCAGACGATACAGACGAGCTGACGCTTGAAACAGAGGTCGACCCGGGTCCTAAACCAACGCCATGAAAATGTCCCGGATGCTCCGATGGTGGCTCTAGCGGCAAAGGCAAAGGGTGCCCTCTATCCCAAGACGAAGCCGAATCAAACCCAGAAGACCTTCCGAAAGCAGAAAAATCCCGGCTATTTCTTGGCGAATTTCTCGATTGAGGCAGCACCAAAACCTCCTCAAAGCTCTTTACTTTACCACTTTTGGGACTGCCATATTCTTTGCCTCTCTTCTTTTCACCCTTCGGAGAAGAACCCTCCACGGAATCCTCGGACTTGGCTTCCGAATCTTTGCTCCGGCCAGATATCTTATCCCACCAAGCTGGCATTTTTCCTCCGAAAAATCGAATAAAAAGCAGAGAAAAACACTTAACTAGGCGTATCTGTACACATAGTCACGTTTTCAAGCATGCATCCGCAACGAGAGAGAGGAGAAGAAGGTTTGGAATTTATACGACGCCAAGTTGAAAGAAGAAAAGACCAATATCTACCGCaaataaataagaataaatAGTTTGTAATTTAGCAAGAGTGGTGGGTGGGTACGGGGAATTGCATGGCGAGAACGAAACCAGTGGGAAAGGGCGAGGCTGAGCCAGAAGGAAACCCCACGGCACCCTCCTCCATCACGtcacctcttttttttttttttctagaatctACCCTTTAACATTTGAACATTTTgtgattaattaataataaaaaggaaaaacaaAAATGGGGTAACACAAAAACccctaaaaaaattatttcatgcgagatatttttgtgttttttatttgattcgctcataaataataatatatatttattgtaaatatggatCGGATTGATCCGTACGACTATAGACTTACTCTTTcagtaaaatataatatttttgaatcaGTCCTATTAACATAATGACAAAAAACTCATGTGAGACGATCTcaatgattatttttttagacGAGTCTCTTATATGAATTatctattaaaaattataatattttatgcaaaaaatattacttattattataaatatggtagGGAAGAACATAATGgagttaaaattaaaattctaatgTTCATAAACATTTTCTCTCTTTTCAAAACAACAAGTTAAATCATAAGTGTCAAAATATAGTAAACAAGAACAGATTTGTATCTGATAGCTGATTGATAAAAATCACATTTTCAAAGAACTCGTCCTTAAAAAAGGGGGAATTTGATAGCTGATAACTTGAAACTTATAGAAACGTTTAAATTTTACTTAAAAGTTTGGAAAAATGAATGATATTACTGATCAAAGTTTTTTTCTTTAGAATAAATTTTGTAATATTATTAACGAGAGAAGGTCTTGCATAGTTGCATTACAAGAACGAAAATTTCCAAATAGATATAGTGACAGAATAAGATTGAAGCAGCCTAGGCATAGCTACCAATTTTAAatctaattatttatatttaaaataaaataaaatgtaattGGATAGCCGACGTGGGTGTGAGCTGTGGCTGCGTGCGCCCACTTGGttacaataataattattattaataatattcctcgaaaaattattattaataataacaaaaaatattatatcgCACGCGCGCAATTCGTATGCTCCAAATGTTACAATTTCCTAATCATATTTGTACGTATTAAATAAATTGTTATAAACAAGTGATTCAAAAACAATatctgaatttttcaaaaaaaaaatttatctgaCAAACTAGTTGATTTAAACTAATAACCGTGATATATACGATAGTATCTACGAAATGTAGAAATAAATTCAACAGAATTTTTATGTAACTATATAACAACATAAtcgattgataatttttcagttTTGGATGGTTTTGTAcgtgatatttaattattgagttggaGAATTTGTTAGTTATGTGGCTAGAGAAAGTGAAAATAATAATACTACTAATAAAGTTAAgtgcataaaaataaaaagaacgaAAATTGAATATATTTTTCGAATACAAAAATTTATGTTAGACGATTTTCGATCTGATCCAATCCATGAAaagtttatttttatgttaaactCACTACTTTTTACTGTATGATTTAATCGACTCATCTCAAATATATCATTTCACAGGAAACTTGTTCATTTTCGGAATGAAAAAAGTTTCaccaaaaacttttttttttaccaaatgTGTAACTTTATATACAACTAGCATAACCGCACACGTGCGCTACTTatgtataaaatcatataatatatttagtattgtatgttatatataaatatttttttcaataatttttaaaattattattttttcatttctaaaataatataaaaataattttaaaaattatttatcattttatcatATCTATAATGGTTAgttgaaaataatataaaaatatttataaataaaatcaaatttacttATTTATATAATGTAAATGACAAttttggaagaaaaaaaaagattggTGTCTTCACTTTAAGATGCTCGactattatattatatagtatagataaaTAGATATATCAAACAAAGAAAGAGCTGAGTTCACAATTTTAATTGaattgaaaataatttattccaagacaaaatattatgtattaaaCCCAATGTTGAAGATTTCCAAGGGTAtcttatgatttttttataaaaaaaaaacaaggaagggaattttatttttaaaaaaaattaagtgaccatttttaaaaattgaaatgataagaaataaatataaaatggaAAGAGATTTTATTAAGTATAGAATTGAgtggttaaaaatatttttgaaatagtATTTACGGCTCTTTATTCGTGAAACATGTCAACactactcatatttataataataagtaatatatttagtataaaaataatatttttttatgaataaccTAAATAAGAGACCCAGACAAAATCAACACGTGAGACCGTATCCCggaattttttgtgtttttgaaattatgaaaaaatttCACCGACATGCCAAAATTAATTCAGAGTCTTATCTTTAATTaatagtatatataatatatgtatgtatatagtTTTGATCTCCTGCACCTTAGCATGCAAGAGATTCGTGAGCAACTGCTAAAATATGATAGTGTATTTTAatgatttcatttttttaaggAGTAGTCGCTTATAAATTTCTTGCACATTATGGTgcttatatcaaaattatatatgtatacacACCAATTTTAAAGTAAAACTAATAATTACCGATTGTATTTCAAGATTACTCTGATCGACGGTCTTTTAAGATTATTACTCTGAAAATGAATGGAAGAGAACCAATAAATTCCTAATGGTAGTATACAGGTAGCACTAATGCCTAACCCAAGCCGATTTCTAAATAGAAGTCAAATTAAAAgcactaaaaataaataaatgttaaTTATTATCAGCAATAATTTCGAGACCGAAAAAAAATGTCAATCTGACGCAGCCTACGGATCAGGCTTTAATCCTCATTTGTTATCGTTAGCAAGAAGCAAGATAATACCAACCGCCTAACACTCTACCAAATAGCCCGATGATTGGAAGcacaaaacatgcaaatatatatatattttaaaattataattgggTCTGGAACTCAAAACCTCGTCTCAAATTTAATCTTTCATACTTTCACCAAATGATCTGCAACTAAATAGTCTAAATTTGTTAGAACCCaacaattatttaatttttcgaCCCCACATGAATTCATGCGTAACCACCCCGCATATATTGCGAGTCTAATGGCTCATGGGCCATGGGATATTAACGCTACACATGCAACTTGCAATCAGTACGGAAATGAAATTATTTAAGTACCAGTGGTCGGTCGCCAGGTGCATGCATTCTTGAGGCTGCGTAGCTAAAGACTAGTAAATGTCACACGTTAATCTCGGGCAAAGAGTGGATATTTAACTAAAACTAAGCTTGGGCTcttttgtattttgtttattttcagcATCATCCATTCCAGATACTTCAAATTTTCCTGCAATAATTTTGTGCTTCACCTTTACGTCAGGTTCATTATATACCTAATAAATTAACATTATTTTCTTGGGTTCGAACCCCAAATGGTGTTCTTTCTCACAAGGCCTTTCGAAAGTGATTTCGGAATTAGAAAAGAGAAGCAAACAGTATACATAAACAGCAAACGGAAAACTACCAACTACTTTAACCATGCCGGAACTCTCCATTCATTGGATTCTTACAGGATGCATATTTTCCGTGGATAATTGGATTCAAATATGGAGATAAAGTTCTCCGGAAACGTTCAGTTGCTAATCCAAGCACAACAGATATCAATTTTGTGTcatccaaaaaaacaaaaaacatttATCGGTATTCGATGAGTAACAAAAAGATTCCGAAAACAAAACCCTCAAGAAGTGTGGGCGCCGCCTTCTTCCGCAGCAGCTTCAAATGTCTGTCCAGCTACAAGATCTGGCACgtcgtcatcatcatcgtctGGAACCCCAGAGGCACCACTGGCAGTCGGTTCCTGTTTCTGGAACTGCTCTGCCAATTTCTTCAAATTCTCCAAGTTATCTGGACCtgtgattttatgattatgCTTAAGCTAGAATTTTTCTGTCAATCCAACAAAGCAAATACAGAATTAAAAACTACACATACCCAATTGGTGAATAATCTGAGGAAGAATGTCCTGCAACTCTGAATAACCAACAAAGAATATCAAATGATGTACTAAATTCACATGACAGAAATAGTAGTAGCATCAAGTATTCAAGCTACCTTCCATCATCATAATAGACAATGCTCATGTGCATAAGAAACAAGAATATGATGGCTATTTTGTTAATGTTGgttcaacaaaaacaaacaaaattttatatagCGAGGAAAAGAATTTCTCCACATTCGAgaaaaaaacaacaatattCGAATGGGGATAGAATCCAATGAACTAAAAGAGGGCAAATATCACTAAAGCATTAAATACAAAACTTGTAATCAACCATTTAGCAGAGAAGTAAGAAACATACTCTTCGTCTGAGGAGAACCACTAACAACCCAAGTGTTGGCCGCAATAGATGCTTGAACTGGAAATGGAAAGAAAACAGTAATTAAGCACAACAAGAAACGAGAAAGAGATCCAACCGGGAAAACTGAAATTTTCAGACAATGGAATTAATACCTTTCGGATTAGTGAACTGGATGACCACATCctccttaaaaatattcacttcCTCAATGCCAGGTATCGCGTTTACTCCTATTCTTTTCAAGGTGCTTTGAAGTCTTTTGTCATCAGTCGTGCTAGTCTTGTGAACAGCCTTCTTCTTTCTGTAATCAACAGtcaatattaattaatactaCTGGAAGACGCCGAGAAGCAATATTTTAAATACGCAGGAGCATGTTGAAAACTGATAGGCACTTTTCTAcaccatgatattatttccatcaAATATAGCAAGGATATCAGTCGGTGCAACATAAATATTTCCACATCCAACAAAATGGCATACCTTCTCACAGTGCCTTTCCCACCCGTACGGACTGAACCAGCCATCTTTTTTAGCTTGTCCACATTCATCTGTTCGCAAGAAGCATATAAAGTCAAAGGCAAATAAATCATTTAAGGTTGCACTtggggatttatttatttttttttgaaagtggTTGCACTTGGGGATATGAGTtaaaagcaaataaatcatttaaGGTTGCACTTGGGGAGATTGATTTGAAATCCATGAATTTTGATGATAGTTTTATGTTTTACAatgaaataatatatcaaatcttAAAATTCACATCTTACTTATTTAGTAATGCAAACCAGAATGGATTTCAAATGACATATTTATCGGGTGAATTTGAATTTCATTCTAATTAACATTAAATACCATATAAACATGTAATGTGTGAATTTGAAGTTCATGATCTTATTTCTctgaataataaaaattttatacatTTGAATAAATTTGAAAGTCATCGATCCAAACACAACCTAAAGGTTttgataaaaatttcaaaattttccaacTTGTACAGCAGTTTCATAAATAAAACAATTTTCTTCAAGCCCCTGTAAACCTCAATCATATGAAGACATCTCTCCTGCTAATGCTAGCCCTAATCAAACTAAAGGATGACAATAATCATCTTCACAAATCCTCGGCAGTGCACGTGAGATATGAAAAAGGATAATAATGAACACAAGCTACAACTTTTCCAAATACAACACAGAACATATTACTACACCCTTCTACTGACACAAATTTATCGGACACTGGGATTGAATATCACGCAGGTAATGCAAAGCCTAATGGCGAACACAGCTCTGTTCTGTtcgataaaattaaaattcagtTGCAGCTGAATGATGAAGGAACCAGAATGTTTCTGTTTAcgtaaaaatatcaaaaaaagaGTATCCAAAAGTTCAAATACCGGGTCCTCGATGCATTAGACCTATGGTGAATTGAAAATCCGCAGCAAAATCAGAACAAGCATATTAACTCGCACAAATTTCGGCATCAGACAAGATTCAAATTCAAAGTCCCACCGTTTAACGCACAAAAATCACGATATGCAAACATTTCAAAATACATATACAAAACGAGAAAAAGGCGATAATAGTgtagaaataaaaaaacttcAAAGGCTACATGCAAGAACGACGAGACATGGAGTGTAACTAAGGAATTACCTTTGCGAACTGTGATGTAGACGAGGCGTGAAGACAAATCGAAGAGGAGAAGAATCAAATTCGAACTCCGAGCAGATaac
It encodes:
- the LOC140887877 gene encoding mitogen-activated protein kinase kinase kinase 3-like translates to MPAWWDKISGRSKDSEAKSEDSVEGSSPKGEKKRGKEYGSPKSGKVKSFEEVLVLPQSRNSPRNSRDFSAFGRSSGFDSASSWDRGHPLPLPLEPPSEHPGHFHGVGLGPGSTSVSSVSSSVSSDDPAHFADQIGFRGHVENRALSPLSRSPGRGPRCITTATSPIHSRINGINLDYSNGKVDDGRNEFHKLPLPPGSPVSSSAVSTPRSPGTPESPGGISSKWRKGKLLGRGTFGHVYLGFNSENGQMCAIKEVKVVSDDQSSRESLKQLNQEITLLSQLSHPNIVQYYGSELNEERLSVYLEYVSGGSIHKLLQEYGAFGEPVIQNYTRQILSGLAFLHGRNTVHRDIKGANILVDPNGEIKLADFGMAKHITTSSSMLSFKGSPYWMAPEVVMNTNGYSLPVDIWSLGCTVLEMATSKPPWSQYEGVAAIFKIGNSRDAPEIPDNLSADAKSFIRLCLQREPSARPTASQLLGHPFVRNQATLRATNVNITREAFPRAFDGSRTPTALEMQSSRTNNSFEQDDASRFAGPRTFTSPRDNARTIASSLPVSPPSSPLRRDALAYKNTFLSPPPSYTVGKNTSTCINNSVHPLRLSSRSTFDPWHEIPRFRAEAPVRTSTRTVL
- the LOC140891722 gene encoding nascent polypeptide-associated complex subunit beta-like — protein: MNVDKLKKMAGSVRTGGKGTVRRKKKAVHKTSTTDDKRLQSTLKRIGVNAIPGIEEVNIFKEDVVIQFTNPKVQASIAANTWVVSGSPQTKKLQDILPQIIHQLGPDNLENLKKLAEQFQKQEPTASGASGVPDDDDDDVPDLVAGQTFEAAAEEGGAHTS